gctagtattgattggtacgaggtaataacttagtcaaatatcaaatacaatgcttaatatgaggtaaggataagggttagtatagcaacacatgtagccgaaCCAACGTGCGGAGTGAAACTTTCTAGATGCCGAACCAACCATTTAGAAATAcaaaacttatcactttacatgcaagatactagtaaagaattgttatagttataattattaagttaggaacctgtggggaacacttaaaccctagttacttttattaattgattaaactccaatatttgaatctgttagttgtctactttgatttagctaattatgttcattcattataaaataaaaaaccccttttattttctttgttttctaaggtaataattgactaaatagtaataataattgattGAAGTTAAGCCTAAACTATTTTCTTCGTggaacgatcctaacctcattagttgggttctttacttgatacgaccgctttacttcttatttgagaagtaagtttgagcgtatcaaacaTGTCAACATTTCGAAAAGATAAATGGATTGGTAGAAACATCTTATCCCAGTTTATATGATATGGAACTTGACAAGGTCTTCTGAACAACAAAAGAATAGAGAAATAACTTCTGGATGTACATTTCAAATAAAATCCTAAAGCCTAGGGATTAGAAGTCTTGCTGAAATTGATAGACAACATCGATGCAAGTATTCCATACAGAATCATATGCACAATTAAAGAAAATGTCTATGTCAAAGAATGTTAGGGACAAATTGGAAACAAAGATCAGGTTATAAACTATTTGCCCTAGAAATTGATTTAGGGAACACTACCTACTAAGAACAGGGGCTTTAGTTTATTAGCCGTTACCAATGTCAATATTACTATAGCTAGCCTAAACATGAAAGGATATCACTTGGTTACCGATgttgtctttattattatcaaatgAAAACAAAGAACCACCTTTTCCTACATTATCTAAAAGCTTTTGACAACTGGAgttaattttaaacatttttttattgagaTGGGTTGCCTCAAAATTTGATAGCGGCATTTGTGAGTTGGACTCGCTGGAAAGTTGAAAAGACCATTAAGACTATGTTGTTGATGATCCAAGATGGTATTTCTTGGGAGCCTTCAGAATGAGAGAAACACAATGTTTTcggataaaacaaaaaaaacactaGGACCGAAGGCAAATTAACTACGACAGAAGACAAGTTATATCATACTTGTCGATATATAGACTAATGTTACAagattgtttttaaaataaatagccTAGAATCAATTTCAAATCAATTCTCTTCAATTTAAAAGTGTTAACATAAAATTCCAATCAAAAACCAAATTGGTGCATAAATATATGCATTCCCGTTCACGCCCATTTTCAAAGAAATTGTTCCCTTTAAGCTTCTTAGCATAAACTATAGGTAAGAAGAGCAAATATGGAAACATAATCATTTTTTCATGTTAAATCTAGAACAAGTAATGAGCAAATGTCAGGCAAACAATAAAGTGCTATAACAAACAACAATTATCATGACCAAACTGTTGAATGATTAATAGATCAAAGGAAGTGAAGTTCTCTGAACTAGAAAGACATAAAAGCACCAAACTACTAAATCACTAAAACTTTACTCTTCAACATAGATTAAGACTTACTAAACGTATTGACTAGTTATTTCCTTTATCTGTATTCAGCACAACTCAAGTCTCATATTACATCAACTACAACATTATCAGAGAACCAATCAACACTACACGCAATTCATATTTTCccatttaataattaaaatatgtatatcaTGGAGACATATGGAAGTTTTATCCACATTTAGCTTAAAATCCAACACCAATCCATACGTAAAACAATATAAATGCATAAGATATAacacataataaatttttttaatgcatGTTCAAAAGTAGAAACTTTCCTTGATGAGTAGAACACTCTAACAATATGTATAACAGTAGCAATTGATAAGAGCAATACAAACAAATGACCAAGCTTGATTGTAACAGCCCTAAAAATTAATAGGATAAATCCTTAAGGTGTCAAGAATGCTTGCGattagaccaaggttcacatGAATGGATACGGATGAAAACAGACCTCAGAACCCTTACTACAACCAATCAAACTAACTTGGGGTGTTAGTTGAGCTTTGAAAGGTTGGAACCAACCATGTGAGGCTCTTGAAAATGAAGCTTTAATCGAAAGAGTCTTTACCTGACTTAAAAGAGgaaatttaatgttttatggGTCCAGGGGTAAAATCGTTATTTCCAGGCCAAGGGTAATAATGTGATTACCCTGAGGAATTAATaaagttattaattaatttaatttcaaagaGCAATTCGGGTTGGGGCGACCCGAAGTGAACCATTTTTGCAAATGGGGTGTTAGTCTAGTTCGAGCCCCACTAGAAGCAtcaaattaaggatttaattgttgattaaaaatcttaattttgtAAGGTAATAATGGTCGTTTCATCtaagataaataaatcaaattttattaattaaattaaaccttACTTTGACCAAATTCAACCCTACACCCTTAGTCCTAATAAATCACTTTCACGTCACTCAACTGTCTTTCACGTCTCTCAACTCTCATTCTCTCACGCTCTCCCTAACAAAAGAAAACTCTAGAACTGTTTAACAAcaaaatttcttcacacttgacGAACAAACACGAAATTTCTAGGAAAGCAAGTTCACCAAAAATGTTAGGCAAAAGGGAGGGGAGTTCCGTCGAGAATTGGTGAAAGTTTTGATGTTGGACATGGTTGGAGAGGGTTTTTGACAGAAGGTAGTGTGTGGGTTAAACgtcaaaaggtatgggtttcttatctcttggtccctttccccaagaggcttcTTACGATTCAATATATTAACTcagaaactaaggttgttcccccgttgcatgtccttgTCACTATCTCCCAAATGACTTCGTAGATTGGGTATTTTGTGCTAGTAGATTGAGGCATGTATTGTTTTCGTAATGAATGCGAATATGTTTATGAACATTAAATCACGAAAATGATAAGCAatgtatgataaaaaaaaattatgtgtgtgGGTGCACGTTGGCAGTGAACTTTGATAGTGAATGAGCTTAGTTTTAGACATATGAATTAACAAGTTCGTtatgtgtattttatgtgtcaAACGGGTATAAAATGTGATTTTCATTGTAATGAAATATGGTTTATtgaataaaaatcatttatccAAATAAACTTATGAAAGATGCGCCTAAAAATGTATCAAAACGATTTATGAATACACCATTTGAACCATGTaaaaatgttgatgaaaatgagTTGAAGAGTGACAAAAATTTCAACCAACTATGCAATATTATTTTAGGTTAAAGCTTAACCATGAAATATggaatttaatatattttaaagaggTTAGGACACCAGGATTTGAACCTGTGACGTCACCCTTTAGCAACTGGTTTCGccaaaaaaaggaataaaaatgggGTTAAGTGGAATCGAACCTGGCAACTGGTTTCACGAGAAGTTAAAAAGGAAATGGGGCCAAGGGAAATCGAACCTTTCTACTGTGCATTCgcgagaaaagaaaagaaaaaaacaaagggGGCTGGGGGATTCGAACTAGCGAACTTGAAAATCaggaggaaaaaaataattaatcaaattaatggGAGGAGTGGGATTCAAGCCCACAACCTCCCAAGATCCTagagaaattaaattaaaataaggtggctgtgggggttcgaacccacaacctccttattcTAGcgaattaaatgataaaatcaaagaagctatgggggtttgatcccacaacctcttggttgGGACAAAATGGGCAAAgtgattttaatgaaaaatatatagggattgtgggggttcgaacccacaactcTTCGGccaaattaagaagaaaatcaagtagAGAATTagagatattttattaatgttggGGTTCAATCTATAGTCCCAATGTGATGGagattaaaaacaaaatcaatgaaaatgttAATGTTATGCAAGAGATTCgaacttgggttcccttgcctaaagttccgtattgatacataagtcaaaCGTGAAAAAAATATCTGACAATAATGCCACTTACTTAGATataaatcaagatcttggcatatatacatgatacataagtcttgtactacataatcttatgaaagtaagaatcacttaacgaactatcaatgaagccccatggcgtgtatgtatagacacataagtctaacatatgttcaaaagtaagtgaacctaatatgtatgtaatgaaataatgaaccCTAGGAGGGTTTagtatgagtgtaagatacaccaagtgcattggcatatgatgagatgaactgaaatgatgaaatgaacaatgaaataatgaaacccttgaagggttaagtaagggtGTGAAACACACCAAATGACCAAGTGTATTGGcatataataaaatgaacattcattTAATAAAAGGTGAGTAAATATGAAAAGGAAAGGTGCTAATGATGAAgaatatggtgacaacatgatacgAGGATATTGTAAATGATGATAGCAATCCTAactgagcctaagtaaatgttaccaatacgtactcacctatgagagtgtgaGATattgaagagaccagtctctatgaacattCTAAAAAGACTTTTGAGCTTAACACACTCAATGcgaatgatgagatgagaaatcatctaatgagctatgatgtcctcatactcgaagccagcttccatgacgtatgagatgaatgtaatggaacttgatactaagcaccgatagactagctataagcggtgatgccttctttgggaagggcggaggttcacataactctcatgagataagaaTGTCCATTTTGCCGGGTATGTGTGTACTTACATTTCCTAATCATCGAActtatactgccaatatagggatctggcggggttaaatttcCATGTACGCTAACATGTTATTGGGTTACTTTTGCTGGTGATTCAACCACTTCTTGGTGTGGGGgatacactggatttcatgatgctcacattatctatgtcggttaaagttaatgttcccaatgaatgaatgaggccaccTTCAAATgaagcacataatgaaatgaatgataccaaaatgtgttaggataggataatcaataggtgagctagactcaggtaatgacattaggttattcttgatcactGCCCATCAAACCCAATGAaattcttaaactacatcctaggtatagctggtgtccATTCTAGCATATGAATGAAacgaaatgaagtacgtatgaatgaatgaaacaaaCTCTATGTTTGCTAACGAAGATTCCAtaattgaggtcccatatgttgatccctcatttttgaaagtcttaatgtcaagtccatgattccaaggtctcatgacatatgaatgaatgatatgaaagaagttatgtgttatatgttatgtgttgtatgcaatatgatatttatgatgatgcatgtcacttacatggcatgactttcctaatccaaatatgGGAAGCTCAtggactttcctaatccaaatttagaaatttcaatGACTAACAttatccaaatttggaaagtccaCTCACTTGACTtcccataatcatgttgttaggtaagagatattctttctcatgcatgttcttggtgtgtgattgcatatacccatacttagtacaagtgtgtactaaccctatacgaCTCTACTATTtaaggtgcaggcacaggtggatgaTAGAGGTACAGGATCGTTGTTGCAGATATCCGGACCTTCAACATTCATCCGGTcctggtaggtcctcatgctttcgagaaTGCTACTGTTATACATTCTCgtttagttttagagttgagctagtggagcatatTCCACTAGCGTTTCCTTCGTGTTTTtattcagactttgtattggtgccattttagcaattacacacttaatacttatagaactatttctttcactTTCTTATCTCTTAATGTTAGACGGTTGATGATGaatgaaatgttaagaatgtttagcaagtatgttaaacaacaaaaagtttcaaatttatttctaaaattaaccTTAGTGAAGTATGAATAAAGaaagtaggcttgtctgtgacctctgagaggttaatgaCGCCGATTTCATCTGGATCTAGATTCCAGtagtgacaaagttggtatcagagcattaggttaaatttcaagaataataagttcacatcagcCACATTGAGTGGTTtttaagtcatggtagtgaagcgCACCACTATCCTTGATTAGATACTGCATGATGTGTAggaaatttcccttcttctaatcttatcaTGCTATTCCTACTGTCTGagttcttggtgttatgagtgtgtctaacatcaatccttgttgttttcaaagaatgaaaaatagGAGAGCTATTGGTTAGAGGAGAGGAGGAGCAGTTGCTGGGGACAATCAAGTTCCACTTCGGGCTCAAGCTGAAGGAGTGGCTATTCCAATTAACCctgctgggttgactgatgctgaTGTGAGGGCATCTCTAGCCCAGATGGCACAAGCTATCACGACGCAAGCTTAGGCTATGACTGCCAAGTCAACCGGCAGGATGTTTAGAGGGAAAATCCACTGGTTCGCAGCATGGCTGACGGACCGCGAGATtttatgaggatgaatcctcctatatttaCAGGGGCTAAGACATCAGGGGATCCACAAGAGTTTTTAGAAGAGGTGCATTAGATCGTTGTGGATATTGGGGCCACTGATATTAagaaggctgagttggcttCCTATCAGCTTAAGGATATTGCACAGACTTTGTGAAAGATGTCGCAAGATAGCCGTGTCTTAAGTGGAGTACCAGTAACTTGGGAGCTGTTCAAGACAATATTTCTAGTGAGATTCTTCTCTAGAGAGATGAGGGAAGCCAAGgtagaggagttcatcaaccttaaacaagGATATATGATAGTCTGGGAGTATTCCCTAAAGTTTGTTAAGCTATCAAGGTATGTTACTTTCCCTAGTATTCAATAGCAATAATGGGGACAATACAAAGATTTGTTAAAATCATCAAGGTGTGCTACTTCCTTGGTTTCTAAcagcagggatgagatgagaAGGTTCCTCACATGATTAAATGGGGACCTGGAGGAGGAGTGTCGATCTACAatgctccatgataatatggatctttccaggttgatggtgcatgtccaCCAGGTAGATGACAGGCGCAGAAAGAGAGGTTTTCGTGATTttaggaggcctaggcctcaAGATAGGGTAGGTTCAAGCCATGGAGGCCACAGAAACCACTTTGGCATCCGTGAATAGTCAAGGTTCAAAATGGGGCAATAGAGTTATGAGAATTCCAATCCTTAGAGGGTGCTACATCTAGAAGAGGCAGACTTGAGCCCAAGAAGtgcaatggaggtgagatgtAGCGTCCTAATAAGAATTGTACTAAGTGTGGCCAAACTCAATGTGGAGAGTGCAGACAGGACACTAATGCCTACTTCGGTAgtggtaagagtggacacatggtaagatatttttcacaaaatagAGATCAGGCTGGAGGTAATACATAGTCTAGGCCTAACCCACAGGGTGCAGCAGCAGTCGAGCCTCCCAAGAGGAACAACTTCTATGCCCTGAAGGGTAGGGAGGTGCAGGAGAAGTCCGttgatgtggtcacaggtatgctgcaagtattctcaacttctgtttatgatTTAGTTGATCCACGGTCTACACTTTCCTCTATGACTCCTCTGCTTGCCCTTACTTTTGAAGTACTACTTGAAGTTCtacatgatcctatagtggttagtacgcctttaggagaaaatgtaagaactgataGGGTATACAAGGATTTCCCAATAGTTGTAAGTTGTAAGAGTGTGTGTGAAAacttggttgagttacccatgcatgattttgatgttattctttgcATGGTTTGGATTCAAAAtgattgcccaatagttgtagGTGGTGAGATTTTGcttccctaatgaagaagagttagTCTAGGAAGGGTACAATTCTAGTCGTCCTAATCCCCTGATTTCAAATcatgatgtccaaggggttattaTTTCATCTTGGTAATGTTAAGGATTTATATCATGatattccttccatagactcaatGCCTGTAGTAaatgagtttctagatgtgttttcTGAAGATTTTCCTGGAGTCCCTCCCCTTCGAAAGATCGACTTAGAACCTGATACTAACCAATCTCAATTTATCCTTATAGATTGCTATAGCAGAACTCAAAGTGTTGAAGCtaaagttaaaagatctcactgataagggtttcattcggCCAAGCATATCCCCTTGCCGcactccagtgttgtttgtaaagattCAAGATGTGACCCTTaaaatgtgtatcgattatcggaaGCTCAACAAAGTCAGTATCAATAACAATATCCACTTCACAGGATAGATGtcttgtttgaccaactccaatggtctagtttcttttcaaaaattgatcttcgttcaggtTACCATCgccttagggttagggatggaggcATTCCAAAGACAGCCTTTCGTATCCTCTTTGGTCACTACGAGTTTCTAGTCATCTCTTTTGGTCTCACAAATTCACCTGTTgtatttatggatctcatgaagagggtcttccgtgaataccttgactctttcgtcatagtattcattgatgacattttcatctactctaagaccaaggaagagcatgaacaacattttagACTAACCTTGCATGTACTTAGACAACTctagttgtatgccaaattaaACAAGGGTAAATTTTGGCTTAGATTAGTGACCTTCCTGGGTAATGTTGTGTCTGATCAGGGTCTAGAGGTGGACCCCAGGGAGGCTGTGAAGAACTAGACAAAGCGTCTTACTCCAACTGACATTCGTAGCTTTTTAGGATTGCCTAGTTACTACCGCAGGTTTGTGGAGGGCTTTTCTTCTATTGCTGCCCCATTGACAACTCTGATTAAGAAGAAAGCCAAGTTTGAATGGAtggagacttgtgagaagagtagccaagtttgaatggatggagacttgtgagaagagtttccaggagctcaaggacagactcacttcagcaTTGATGCTTACTCTGCCgaagtgtggtgagaattacatggtttattgtgatgcatctagggttggtttgggatgtgttcttatgcagtcTTGTAAGGTGATAACCTATGCTTCCAaacagctcaaggttcatgagaagaattatcccactcatgacctagAGTTGACAactgtggtgtttgcactgaagttgtggaggcattatctgtatggagtgcatgtggatgtgttcatagaccataagagcctccagtacgtgttcacatAGAGGAAGTTGAATCTACGTTAGCGGAGATGGTTGGAGatgttgaaggattatgacattaATGTGCACTACCAtcaaggtaaggctaatgttgtagctgatgctttgagcaggatgagcatgAGATGTACaacccacgttgaggatgagaagaaagaattgttgaaagatgtACACAGACTGGCCAGTCTAGGTCCGCAATttgttgactctactagtgcaGATGTTTCAGTTCTTCCTAGTTGTGAATCATTAttggtagttgaagtcaagtAGGGTCAGATTTAGATCCTGTGTTGGTGGAGCTAAAGGACTCAGTACTAATGAAGATGAATGAGTATTTCGCTTTGGGAGGTTATGGCATACTCAGGTATCAAGACCGGTTGTGTAtaccagatgtggatgatttgcggacAAGGATTATTTTGGAGGCCCATGTTTCCATATATTCTATACATCAAGGTTTCACAAAGatatatcatgatcttaagcatatttattggtgggatggtaTAAAGAAGGACATCGAGAATATGTGGCCGTTTGTCCTAATTGTTAGCAGGGTAAAGCAGAGCATCTTAAGCTTGGTGGTCTTTACTCAAATTATTGATGTTCTGACTTGGAAGTTGTAAggcaataaatattgaatttgttgTAAGTCATTCGAGGACTAGGAGACAAcatgattccatatgggttattatgGACAGATTGACTatgtctgcccactttatctctgtgaagtctacttaaaGAGCCGAGGATTATGggagactctacattgatgagatagcatgggattcctttgtccatcCTTTTAGATAGAGGAGCTGAGTTTACTTCACATTTATGGAGATCTTTCCGAAAAGGCTGGGGCAGGCAGGTAAAGCTTagcactgcttttcatccttatacagatgggcaggcagaatgcaccattcagacattggaggactTGTTGAGAGTGTGTGTGATTGAATTCTGAGGTAACAGGGATGACCATCTGCCTTTTATAGAGTTCTTGtgtaataatagctatcacttaaGTATTGGGATGGGACCAttgcctttgatagagttcttgtataataatagctaacactctagcattgggatggcaatgtttgaggcactgtatggtagaAAGTGTAGATCTCATGTTTGGTGGTTCGAGCTTGGAGATTCATCTATTTTAGGTCCCAAGAttattcatgaggccttagagaaggtcagaGTGATTAGGTACAGGTTTGGTACTGCATACAGTCGGTAGAAGTCATATGTGGATAACAGAAAATGGCCCTTAGAGTTTAATGTTGGTGACcaggtttacttgaagatatcacttatgaaaggggtgatgagatttggtagaaaTGAAAAGTTGAGTGTGAGGTATGTTGgtccatatgagatcctacaacgTGTGGGTGAGGTGCCCTGTGAGTTAGCATTGCCGCGGAGCTAACTTTTGTTCATCTAGTCTTTCATGTCTTTATattgaagaagtgcctaggtgatccagtACTAATCCTACTTGTTGACGGTTTAGGGGTTGGTAAAGActtttcttatgaagaggtacctgttgagatcttagGAAGACAGGTCAAgcggttgaggaacaaagagatTGCCATAGTGAAGGTAGtgtggagaaatcatcttgttgatggtgctacgtgggaggctgaggccgataTGAGATACCGCTACCCTAATCTtttcagctcttgaggttagacttcctactcttaagccTATGTTCCTTATCTCTCCGTATTTTGTTTCTATTACTTGATTGTGTATAGTAATTTTATTATGATCTGACTGGTATTAAGATATGAAGTGGTAGTGTCATTTGGGggcgaatgttcctaaggggggataatttaacaaccctaaaaattaaTAGGATAAATACTTAAGGTGTCAAGAATTCTTTCGAATAAACCAAGGTTCAAACCGATTTATATGCGTAGAACCAAACCACATAACCCTTAATACGACCAAGACAACttacttggggagttagttgagctttgAAAGGTTGGAACCAACCATGCAAGACTCTCGAAAACGAAGATTTAATCAAAAGAGTTTTTGCGGACTTAAAAGAggaaattttatgttttgagggTCCAGGGGTGAAATGGTCTTTTCCAAGCCAAGGGTACGATTGTAATTACCATgaggaattaattaattaattaattaaatttaaaatagcaATTCGGGTTGGGGCTACGCGTAGTGACCCAGTTTCACAAATGGGGTGTCACTTGGGTTCGAGCCCGACTAGAAGCATCAACTTAAGGATACCCCAAAAGTCAATCTTTTATACATCCTCGCCTCTCACCCTATGTTGGTGATACCCGAATCTCaagttaattttcaaaaattaactttccccttggagttgatcaaagaAGTCGTCAATCCAAGGGAGAGGGTACTTACTCTTCATag
This DNA window, taken from Solanum lycopersicum chromosome 5, SLM_r2.1, encodes the following:
- the LOC138348805 gene encoding uncharacterized protein, whose translation is METCEKSFQELKDRLTSALMLTLPKCGENYMVYCDASRVGLGCVLMQSCKVITYASKQLKVHEKNYPTHDLELTTVVFALKLWRHYLYGVHVDVFIDHKSLQMSMRCTTHVEDEKKELLKDVHRLASLGPQFVDSTSADVSVLPSCESLLVVEVKYQDRLCIPDVDDLRTRIILEAHVSIYSIHQGFTKIYHDLKHIYWWDDRGAEFTSHLWRSFRKGWGRQVKLSTAFHPYTDGQAECTIQTLEDLLRKCLGDPVLILLVDGLGVGKDFSYEEVPVEILGRQVKRLRNKEIAIVKVVWRNHLVDGATWEAEADMRYRYPNLFSS